A part of Rhopalosiphum maidis isolate BTI-1 chromosome 3, ASM367621v3, whole genome shotgun sequence genomic DNA contains:
- the LOC113555540 gene encoding protein hu-li tai shao isoform X1 yields the protein MADVEAEPPQSNGYANANEDDDERGKMRPADIDADVREMERRKRVEMIMNSRLFREELERIIEVQMKDGGSVPAGLLQQISEMMGGRQSGGSKSSNCVVPINDIRGVESMGYAKGEKIIRCKLAAVFRLMDLYGWTQGIYNQVSARLNQEEEHFLVSPYGLLCNEVTASSLIKVDMQGNVMEPGTTNYGVNITAFQLHAAIYAARPDLKAIIDVQVGPVLAVSSLRCGLLHISKESALIGEVSHYAYPGSTADPDEKDKIARSLGPINKVIFFTNHGAVCCGESIEEAFYNAYNIVTACETQLKVLPVGLDNIMTMTDEQCKFIYDAARTPPEGTLPSPLPAGGAVADKRWRVGGLQFEALMRMLDNAGFRTGYIYRQPLIKGEPPRPRNDVEVPPAVSSLGYLLEEEELYKNGQWKKYYDGRKSTDRTKWLNSPNVYQKVEVLETGTSDPKKITKWVSEASPNSSTPFKIEGPLQFVPKNTNPKEFKKLQQQIKENRRADKITSGPQSQILDGVSWEEAKKLQDANLNTSSDQVILVGAASKGIIQRNFQHNATVYKTPYAKNPFDAVTDEEIEYYKNAVERSTIDKDQIMDIKEQMDSVHLSPARQTEAFIISETEDDSRAEARVLQVERKSVLKPDQAEFVLSEVQDKYDISNCTETTIKPMWITLPSTANKINVQEICEKSANSEHLTSKCKLNSSVSDSYKCLDIDIILIFDN from the exons atgGCTGACGTAGAAGCTGAACCACCACAAAGCAATGGTTATGCAAATGCCAATGAAGATGATGATGAACGTGGAAAAATGAGACCAGCAGATATTGATGCt GATGTAAGAGAAATGGAACGGCGAAAAAGAGTAGAAATGATTATGAATTCTCGTTTGTTCCGCGAAGAACTAGAAAGAATAATTGAAGTTCAAATGAAAGATGGTGGTTCTGTTCCTGCTGGACTTTTACAACAAATTTCAGAAATGATGGGAGGGCGTCAATCAGGAGGTTCTAAAT CTTCAAATTGCGTGGTTCCAATTAATGATATTCGTGGAGTAGAAAGCATGGGATATGCCAAAGGTGAAAAAATTATCAGATGTAAATTAGCAGCAGTATTCAGATTAATGGATTTATATGGCTGGACCCAAGGAATCTATAACCAAGTTTCt gctcGATTAAATCAAGAAgaagaacattttttagttagCCCGTATggtttattatgtaatgaaGTGACAGCTTCTAGTTTAATTAAAGTGGACATGCAAGGAAATGTTATGGAACCTGGGACTACTAATTATGGAGTAAACATAACAGCATTTCAACTTCATGCTGCTATTTATGCAGCAAGGCCTGATTTGAAAGCTATCATCGATGTACAAGT agGACCTGTTTTGGCTGTATCATCATTACGTTGTGGCTTATTGCACATCAGTAAAGAAAGTGCATTGATTGGAGAAGTCTCACATTATGCATACCCAGGATCAACTGCAGATCCAGATGAAAAAGACAAAATTGCAAGAAGCTTAGGACCTATTAACAAG gttatattttttactaaccaTGGTGCAGTTTGTTGTGGTGAATCAATAGAAGAAGCATTTtacaatgcgtataatattgttacagcTTGTGAAACACAG CTTAAAGTATTACCTGTGGGATTAGATAACATTATGACAATGACTGACGAACAGTGCAAATTCATTTACGATGCAGCCAGGACTCCACCAGAAGGTACATTACCTTCTCCATTACCTGCAGGAGGAGCTGTTGCAGATAAACGCTGGAGAGTTGGAGGTCTTCAATTTGAAGCACTTATGAGAATGCTAGACAATGCA ggATTCCGCACTGGTTATATATATCGGCAACCACTTATCAAAGGTGAACCTCCCCGTCCTCGTAATGATGTCGAGGTACCACCAGCAGTTTCTTCTCTTGGATATTTATTAGAAGAAGAAGAGCTATATAAAAATGG gcaatggaaaaaatattatgatggcCGCAAATCAACTGATAGAACCAAATGGTTAAATTCGCCAAATGTGTACCAAAAAGTGGAAGTTCTTGAAACTGGAACATCAGATCCTAAAAAAATCACTAAG tgggtatctGAAGCATCTCCAAATTCAAGTACGCCTTTTAAAATTGAAGGACCTCTACAATTTGTTCCAAAAAATACTAATCCAAAAGAATTCAAAAAACTACAGCAACaa ATTAAAGAAAACCGAAGAGCTGATAAAATTACTTCAGGGCCCCAGTCCCAAATTTTAGATGGTGTTTCTTGGGAGGAagcaaaaaaattacaa gaTGCTAATTTAAACACAAGCAGTGATCAAGTTATTTTGGTTGGGGCTGCATCTAAAGGAATAATACAACgtaattttcaacataatgcaactgtttataaaacacctTATGCAAAGAATCCATTTGATGCCGTCACCGATgaagaaatagaatattataaaaatgcagTTGAAAGGAGTACAattg ATAAGGATCAAATAATGGATATTAAAGAACAAATGGATAGTGTTCACTTATCACCAGCAAGACAAACTGaagcatttattattagtgaaaCTGAAGATGATAGTAGAgcag aagCCAGAGTGTTACAAGTAGAAAGAAAATCGGTGCTAAAACCTGACCAAGCTGAATTTGTTCTAAGTGAAg tACAAGACAAGTATGACATAAGTAATTGTACAGAAACTACTATTAAACCTATGTGGATTACATTACCATCTACTGCTAATAAGATAAACGTTCAAGAAATTTGTGAAAAAAGTGCAAATAGTGAACACTTAACAAGTAAATGCAAATTAAATTCCTCTGTGTCAGATTCTTATAAATGTTtggatattgatataatactaatatttgataattga
- the LOC113555540 gene encoding protein hu-li tai shao isoform X2 codes for MADVEAEPPQSNGYANANEDDDERGKMRPADIDADVREMERRKRVEMIMNSRLFREELERIIEVQMKDGGSVPAGLLQQISEMMGGRQSGGSKSSNCVVPINDIRGVESMGYAKGEKIIRCKLAAVFRLMDLYGWTQGIYNQVSARLNQEEEHFLVSPYGLLCNEVTASSLIKVDMQGNVMEPGTTNYGVNITAFQLHAAIYAARPDLKAIIDVQVGPVLAVSSLRCGLLHISKESALIGEVSHYAYPGSTADPDEKDKIARSLGPINKVIFFTNHGAVCCGESIEEAFYNAYNIVTACETQLKVLPVGLDNIMTMTDEQCKFIYDAARTPPEGTLPSPLPAGGAVADKRWRVGGLQFEALMRMLDNAGFRTGYIYRQPLIKGEPPRPRNDVEVPPAVSSLGYLLEEEELYKNGQWKKYYDGRKSTDRTKWLNSPNVYQKVEVLETGTSDPKKITKWVSEASPNSSTPFKIEGPLQFVPKNTNPKEFKKLQQQIKENRRADKITSGPQSQILDGVSWEEAKKLQDANLNTSSDQVILVGAASKGIIQRNFQHNATVYKTPYAKNPFDAVTDEEIEYYKNAVERSTIDKDQIMDIKEQMDSVHLSPARQTEAFIISETEDDSRAEARVLQVERKSVLKPDQAEFVLSEGENTYNGDQSDAHQSTFSSSKEGSPTKEMSTEDSSHKDKKKKKKGIRTPSFLKKKKEKKKSIPA; via the exons atgGCTGACGTAGAAGCTGAACCACCACAAAGCAATGGTTATGCAAATGCCAATGAAGATGATGATGAACGTGGAAAAATGAGACCAGCAGATATTGATGCt GATGTAAGAGAAATGGAACGGCGAAAAAGAGTAGAAATGATTATGAATTCTCGTTTGTTCCGCGAAGAACTAGAAAGAATAATTGAAGTTCAAATGAAAGATGGTGGTTCTGTTCCTGCTGGACTTTTACAACAAATTTCAGAAATGATGGGAGGGCGTCAATCAGGAGGTTCTAAAT CTTCAAATTGCGTGGTTCCAATTAATGATATTCGTGGAGTAGAAAGCATGGGATATGCCAAAGGTGAAAAAATTATCAGATGTAAATTAGCAGCAGTATTCAGATTAATGGATTTATATGGCTGGACCCAAGGAATCTATAACCAAGTTTCt gctcGATTAAATCAAGAAgaagaacattttttagttagCCCGTATggtttattatgtaatgaaGTGACAGCTTCTAGTTTAATTAAAGTGGACATGCAAGGAAATGTTATGGAACCTGGGACTACTAATTATGGAGTAAACATAACAGCATTTCAACTTCATGCTGCTATTTATGCAGCAAGGCCTGATTTGAAAGCTATCATCGATGTACAAGT agGACCTGTTTTGGCTGTATCATCATTACGTTGTGGCTTATTGCACATCAGTAAAGAAAGTGCATTGATTGGAGAAGTCTCACATTATGCATACCCAGGATCAACTGCAGATCCAGATGAAAAAGACAAAATTGCAAGAAGCTTAGGACCTATTAACAAG gttatattttttactaaccaTGGTGCAGTTTGTTGTGGTGAATCAATAGAAGAAGCATTTtacaatgcgtataatattgttacagcTTGTGAAACACAG CTTAAAGTATTACCTGTGGGATTAGATAACATTATGACAATGACTGACGAACAGTGCAAATTCATTTACGATGCAGCCAGGACTCCACCAGAAGGTACATTACCTTCTCCATTACCTGCAGGAGGAGCTGTTGCAGATAAACGCTGGAGAGTTGGAGGTCTTCAATTTGAAGCACTTATGAGAATGCTAGACAATGCA ggATTCCGCACTGGTTATATATATCGGCAACCACTTATCAAAGGTGAACCTCCCCGTCCTCGTAATGATGTCGAGGTACCACCAGCAGTTTCTTCTCTTGGATATTTATTAGAAGAAGAAGAGCTATATAAAAATGG gcaatggaaaaaatattatgatggcCGCAAATCAACTGATAGAACCAAATGGTTAAATTCGCCAAATGTGTACCAAAAAGTGGAAGTTCTTGAAACTGGAACATCAGATCCTAAAAAAATCACTAAG tgggtatctGAAGCATCTCCAAATTCAAGTACGCCTTTTAAAATTGAAGGACCTCTACAATTTGTTCCAAAAAATACTAATCCAAAAGAATTCAAAAAACTACAGCAACaa ATTAAAGAAAACCGAAGAGCTGATAAAATTACTTCAGGGCCCCAGTCCCAAATTTTAGATGGTGTTTCTTGGGAGGAagcaaaaaaattacaa gaTGCTAATTTAAACACAAGCAGTGATCAAGTTATTTTGGTTGGGGCTGCATCTAAAGGAATAATACAACgtaattttcaacataatgcaactgtttataaaacacctTATGCAAAGAATCCATTTGATGCCGTCACCGATgaagaaatagaatattataaaaatgcagTTGAAAGGAGTACAattg ATAAGGATCAAATAATGGATATTAAAGAACAAATGGATAGTGTTCACTTATCACCAGCAAGACAAACTGaagcatttattattagtgaaaCTGAAGATGATAGTAGAgcag aagCCAGAGTGTTACAAGTAGAAAGAAAATCGGTGCTAAAACCTGACCAAGCTGAATTTGTTCTAAGTGAAg gagaaaatacatacaatgGAGACCAATCAGATGCTCATCAAAGCACATTTTCAAGTAGTAAagag GGGTCACCCACTAAAGAAATGTCCACCGAGGATTCTTCACACAAGgacaagaaaaagaaaaaaaagggaATTAGAACACCATCATTCCTTAAAAAGAAGAAAGAAAAGAAGAAGAGTATTCCAGCTTAA
- the LOC113555541 gene encoding uncharacterized protein LOC113555541 gives MSSNINTNSHTTKLRGNEISIYHFQHQPNNDSGQKNDSAASGCSPISNSKIISEPQSNKCGGRGMAIQQLSESMSSKCSIKNSNLNFSNLNIERYFKSLQEENLKKLKEENEKIWGKCIQSYKST, from the exons atgtcgtcaaatataaatacaaattctcATACTACCAAGTTAAGAGGTAatgaaatatcaatttatcatttcCAACATCAACCAAACAATGATTCTGGCCAAAAGAACGATTCTGCAGCATCTGGTTGTTCACCGATTTCAAAT tcaaaaataatatctgaaCCACAAAGCAATAAATGTGGAGGCAGAGGAATGGCCATTCAACAACTATCTGAATCTATGTCTTCAAAATGcagtataaaaaattcaaatttg AACTTCTCAAACTTAAACATAGAACGTTATTTCAAGAGTCTTCaagaagaaaatttaaaaa aacttaaggaagaaaatgaaaaaatatggggaaaatgtatacaatcatATAAGAGTACATAA